DNA sequence from the Cupriavidus oxalaticus genome:
CCGCGATCGCGGAATCGATGGGCGGGCTGCGCTATGTCAGCGGCTACCCCGACCGGCCGCCGGTGCGGTCCGGCGTCAGCATCGGCGACACGCTGGCGTCGCTGTACGGCGTGATCGGCGCGCTGCTGGCCATGCACCATCTGCGCAACAACGATGGCGAAGGGCAGTTTGTGGACGTGGCCCTGTACGAGTCGGTCTTTGCCGTGATGGAAAGCCTGGTGCCGGAGTTCGACAAGTTCGGCCATGTGCGCGAGCGTTCCGGCGCCAGCCTCCCCGGCATTTCGCCGTCGAACACATATCCCTGCCAGGATGGACAGTACGTGATCATCGCGGGCAATGGCGACGCCATCTTCCGGCGCTTCATGACGGCGATCGGCCGCGACGACCTCGGCCAGGATCCGCGCCTGGCTCACAACGATGGCCGCGTGCAGCACAACGCCATGCTCGACGACGCCATCGCCGCATGGACCGCCGCGCACGACCTCGACACCGTGCTGGCGACGCTGGAAGCCGCGGCGGTGCCTTGCGGGCGCATCTACACCGCGCAGGACATCTGCAGCGACCCCCACTACAGTGCGCGCGGCATGATCGAGCCGCACCAGCTTCCGGACGGCTCGCCGCTGGCCCTGTCGGGCATCGTGCCCAGGCTCAGTGAAACCCCCGGGCGTACCAACTGGATCGGCCCGGCGCTGGGCGAGCACACCGAAGAGATCCTGGCGGGCATCGGCATTGCCGGCGCCGAATTCCGCGCGCTGCGCGAGGCCGGCGTGGTCTGAGCCCGCGGCGCCAAACCGAAGGACAGCAAATGACCATGACCATGTGGCTTCCCCATGCCCCGCGGCGCGTCCGCATCAATGAAGTGTCGGTGCGCGACGGCTTCCAGATCGAGCCGGAGTTCGTCCCCACCGAAGAGAAGATCGCGCTGATTGACCGGCTGTGCGAAACGGGGCTGGCGCGGATCGAGATCACCTCGTTCGTGTCGCCCAAGGCGATTCCGAACCTGCGCGACGCCGAGACCGTGGCCAGGCAGATCCGCCGCCATCCCGAGGTCATCTACACGGCCCTGGTGCCGAACGTGCGCGGGTGCGAGCGCGCGCTCGAGTGCGACCTGGATGAGATCAACCTCGTCATGTCCGCCAGCGAGACCCACAACCTGGCAAACATGCGCATGACGTGCGAACAGTCGCTGGCGCAGTTCCGCGATGTGACGGCGCTGGCCCGCTCCGGCGACCTGGCCGTCAGCGGCTGTGTGGCGACCGCGTTCGGCTGCCCGTTCGAAGGCGCGGTGGCCCCGGAGCGCGTGCAGTGGGCCGCGGGGCGATACCTGGAGCTGGGCATGGACAGCATCACGCTGGCCGACACCACCGGCATGGCGGACCCGCGCCAGGTGAGCGAGCTGGTCGAGGCCTTCCATCGCTGGTTCCCCGGCGTGCCGCTGACGCTGCATTTCCACAACACGCGCGGCATGGGCCTGGCCAACGTGCTGGCTGCGCTGGCCGCGGGCGTGGACAGCTTCGATGCCTCGCTGGGCGGGCTCGGCGGCTGCCCGTTCGCGCCAGGCGCCACCGGCAACATCTGCACGGAGGACCTGGTGCACATGCTCGAGTCGGCCGGCATCGACACCGGCGTCGACCTGGACCGGCTGCTGGGCGCCGCGCGCGACCTGCCGGCACTGGTCGGCCACGATATTTCCGGGCAGGTCGTCAAGGCGGGCAAGCGCACCGAACTGTATCCGGTGCCGGAATGGGTGGGCGCGCGTCAGCACTGAAGCAAAGCATAAGCAAGGAGACACCATCATGACCGAGCCTGACCGCCCCGCGAGCCTGCTCGACAAGCTCTGGGCCAGCCACGTGATCCACCAGGAGACGGGCGGCCCCGCGCTGATCTATATCGACCGCCACCTCGTCAACGAAGTCACCAGCCCGCAGGCCTTCGAAGGGCTGCGGCTGAACGGGCGCAAGGTGTGGCGCGCCGCCTCGGTGCTGGCCACTGCCGACCACAACGTGCCCACCACCGCGCGCAGCCAGGGCATCGCCGATCCGGTGAGCCGCGCGCAGGTTGACGCGCTCGACCGCAACTGCGAAGAGAACGGCATCGTCAATTTCGGCATGGACGATCCGCGCCAGGGCATCCTGCACGTGGTGGGGCCGGAGCGCGGCGCGACCTTGCCCGGCATGACCATTGCCTGCGGGGATTCGCATACCTCCACGCATGGCGCGTTCGCGGCGTTCGCGTTCGGCATCGGCACCTCGGAGGTGGAGCAGGTGCTGGCCGCGCAATGCCTGTGGATGAAGAAGCCCAAATCGATGCTGGTGCGCGTGGAGGGCGAGTTGGGCAGGGGCGTTGCCGCCAAGGACATTGCGCTCGCGCTGATCGGGCGCATCGGCACGGCGGGCGCGACCGGCCACGTGATCGAGTTCGCCGGCAGCACCATCCGCGGCCTGAGCATGGAAGCGCGCATGACCGTGTGCAACATGGCGATCGAGGCCGGCGCGCGCACCGGCATGGTGGCCGTGGACGAGACCACGCTGGAGTACCTGCGCGGACGGCCGCAGGCCCCCCAGGGCCGGATGTGGGACGAGGCCGTCGAATACTGGCGCACGCTGCACAGCGACCCGGGCGCGGCCTTCGACGCCGTGGTGGACCTCGACGCCGCCACCATCCGCCCGCACGTGACCTGGGGGACGTCGCCCGAAATGGTGGTGCCCGTCGGCGAGCGCATTCCCGATCCGCGCGACGAGCGCGACCCGGTGCGGCGCAAGAGCATCGAGGCGGCGCTGCGCTACATGGGCCTGCTGCCGAACACGCCCATCGAGGCGGTCGCGGTCGACAAGGTCTTTATCGGGTCGTGCACCAACGCGCGCATCGAAGACCTGCGCGCCGCGGCGGAGGTTGTAAGGGGCCGGCATGTCTCGCCGCGCATCCGGCAGGCACTGGTGGTGCCGGGCTCGGGGCTGGTCAAGTCCCAGGCCGAGGCCGAGGGGCTTGACCAGGTCTTTATCGCGGCCGGCTTCGAATGGCGCGAGCCGGGCTGCTCGATGTGCCTGGGCATGAACGACGACCGCCTTGCGGCGGGCGAACGCTGCGCATCCACGTCCAACCGCAATTTCGAAGGCAGGCAGGGACCGGGCGGGCGCACCCACCTGGTGAGCCCGCAGATGGCAGCCGCGGCCGCCGTGGCGGGGCACTTCGTCGATGTCCGCGCGTTGTAACACCAGAGGAAGCCGAGCAATGAAAGCCTTTACCACCCTGGATGGCCTGGTCGCGCCGCTGGACCGCGCCAATGTCGACACCGATGCCATCCTGCCCAAGCAGTTCCTGAAATCCATCCGTCGCAGCGGATTCGGCCCCTACCTGTTCGACGAATGGCGCTACCTTGACCATGGCGAGCCCGGGCAGGACTGCAGCACGCGGCCGCTGAACCCGGACTTCGTGCTGAACCAGCCGCGCTACCGCGGCGCGTCGATCCTGCTGGCGCGCGAGAACTTCGGCTGCGGCTCCTCGCGCGAGCATGCGCCGTGGGCGCTGGAAGACTTCGGCCTGCGCGCGCTGATCGCGCCAGGTTTTGCCGACATCTTCTACAACAACTGCCTGAAGAACGGCCTGCTGCCGATCGTGGCGGCGCCGGAGGTGGTCGACCGCCTGTTTGCCGAGGTGGCTGCCACGCCGGGCTACCGGCTGCAGGTGGACCTGGCCGCGCAGCAGGTGGTCACGCCGGCCGGGGAGGTGATCCCTTTCACGCTGGATCCGTTCAAGCAGCATTGCCTGCTCAACGGGCTGGACGATATCGCTCTCGCGCTGCGTCACGCCGCGCAGATAGATGCCTACGAGCAAGTGCGGCGGCAGCGCGAACCCTGGTTATTCAACTGACTGGACATCCGGCCGCACGAGCCGGAAAGCCGCGACAACGATAGATGGAGACATGATGAACTGGAACACTCACACCCCTCGCGCACTGTGCGCCGCCGTGCTCGGCTTGGCCTGCTTCGCCGGGGCAGGTACCGCCCTGGCACAAGCCTATCCCGCACAACCGATCCGCATGGTCGTGCCGTACGCACCCGGCGGCACGACCGACATCATCGCCCGGCAACTGGCCCAGCGCATGTCCGAGAAGCTGCGCCAGCCGGTGGTGGTGGAGAACAAGAGCGGCGCCAACACCGTGATCGGGGCCGACGCGGTTGCCAAGGCGCAGCCCGACGGCTACACGCTGCTGCTGACCAACGACGCCACGTTCGTGCTCAATCCGGTGGTGTTGCCATCGGTGTCCTACAACGTGGCGCGCGATTTCGCGCCGGTGGCGGCGATCGGCTATGTGCCGCTGGTCATGGCGGTATCGGGCAGCCTGCCGGTGGACAGCGTCAAGGACCTGGCGGCCTATGCGAAAGCCCGCCCGCAGGCGCTCAGCTACGGTTCGTTCGGTGCCGGCAGCCAGCCGCACCTGATGGGCGCGCTGTTCAACAAGCTGTCCGGTACCGACCTCGTCCACGTTCCGTACAAGGGCTCGGCGCCTGCCGTGGCCGATGTCGTGGGCGGGCAAATCCTGTTGACATTCCCGGCGCTGCCGACGATCCAGAGCTTTGTCGCGGCGAAGAAACTCAAGGTGCTGGCGGTCAGCGGCGACAAGCGCACGCGCGCATTGCCGCAGGTGCCCACCTTCGAGGAGGCCGGCTACAAGGAGATGAATATCTCCGCGGTCTATGGCGTGCTGGCGCCGGCCAAGGTGCCGCGCGCGGTGGTCGACAAGCTCAACGCCACGATCCGCGAAATCCTCGACGAACAGGACTTTGTCAAGAAGCACTTTGCGGCGCAGGGCATGGTGCCGATGAAGCTGACGCCGGAACAGTTCGCGCGCTATATCGAGACGCAGACGCAGCAGACACGCAAGGTTGTGGCGCTGTCGGGCGTCAAGGTCGAGTAGACGGGGCCTCGCTCCCTGGCCCGGCGGCTTCTTTTGCCCCGCCGGTTGGCTCCCCTCTCCCGCTCGCGGGAGAGGGGCCGGGGGAGAGGGCCGGCGCGCCAACGAAGTCACGCGGGTTATTCATATCGCATACGCATTGATCGACCATGGAAGACGTGAAACAAACAAGCACCAACGCATCACCGCGCATCGGCTGGATCGGTATCGGCGCCATGGGCAGGCCGATGTGCCTGAACCTGCTGAAGGCCGGCCACGCGCTGACGGTGTTCGACAAGGTGCCCACCCAGTGCGAGCCGGTCGTTGCAGCGGGTGCCCACGCCGTGCCGTCCGCGCGGGATGTGGTAGCCCAATCCGATGTGGTGTTCTCCACCATCTTCGACGACAGCAGCTTGCGCGCGCTGTTCCTGTGCGACGGCGGCATTGCCGCCGCGGCGGCCGCGGGCCAGGTCTTTGTCGACATGAGCACGGTATCGCCGGAAGCCTCGGCTGAGGTGGCCGAGGCACTGTCGCAGCGCGGCGCCAGCTGGCTGCGCGCGCCGGTGTCCGGCACGGTGTCGCTGGCCGCGAGCGCGCAGCTGAGCTGCTTTGTGTCCGGGCCACGCGAGGCGTTCGCTACGGTGCAGCCGCTGCTGGCCTGCCTGACCGCGCGCCAGTCATATGTCGGCGGCGCCGATGAGGCGCGCGTGATCAAGCTGATGATCAACATGATGGTGTTCATGAGCACGGCGGTGATCGGCGAAGGGCTGGCCTTCGGCGAGCGCGCCGGGCTGGACCGCGCGCTGATGGTCGATGCGATCAATGACAGCATCGTCGGCAGCCCGCACTACCGCACCAAGGCCGACAAGCTCAAGCAGCGCGAGTACGGCGCCGCGGGGCCGATCTCGCTGGTGGTGAAGGACCTGGACCTGGCGCTGGCCGTGGCGCGCGAGAACGCCGTGGCGCTGCCGATCTCGTCGCTGGTGCGGCAGTACCTGGCGATGATGCAGCAGCGCGACCTGGGCCACCTCGACATCGCCGCGCTGGCCGATGTGCCGGCCTGGAGCAGTGCGCCGGACGGGGGGCCGTGATAGTCGTCGTTAACTGAGGCGCGCCACGAGAGCACGCCCAATTCCCATGAATCATGACAAAAAGGATGGAGACATGAACCTCAAGCAAATCATCCGGACGCCGCGCGGCGCCCTGTGCGCCGCGGTGGCCGGGTTGGCTCTCGGGCTGGCACAGCAGCCGGCGCTGGCCCAGGCCAGGCCCGGCGCGGAGCCGGTGCGCATCGGCGGCCTGTTTTCAACCACCGGCGGCCTCGCCGCCGTGGGGCTGGCCGAGCGCGAAGGCGCGCTGCTGGCGCAGAAGGTCATCAATGCCCGCGGCGGCATCGGCGGGCGGCCGCTGGAGCTGGTCGTCGAGGACGACGGCTCCAGCCCGGATTCCGCAGTGGCCAAGGCCAATGCGCTGCTGCACACGCACAAGGTGCGCGCCATCGTCGGCCCGTCCGGTATTGCGCAGACGGTGGCCATCGGCGGCATCACACAGGCGCAGAAGGTGCCGCTGTTTTCGTTCTCCGGACTCGGGCCGGCGGTGGAGCGCGAGCGTACCTGTGTCTTCCACCTGACGCCCTCGCAGGAACTGAATGCGCGCGCCGTACTGTCCTATGCGCGCGACAACGGCCTCAAGCGCATCGGCGTGCTGCACGACTCGGGCTACGGGCAGGTGGTGTGGAGCAGCATGAAGACGCTGGACCGCCAATACGGCGTCACCTTCGTGCAGGTCGAGAAATTCGAGATCGCCGCCACCGACGTTACCACGCAGGCCGCCAAGCTCAAGGCCGCCACGCCGGACGCGATCGTGGTCATCTCCACCTCGCCCGCGCCGTTCCGCAACGTGCGCCAGTTGAAGATCGGCGCGCCGATCATCTCCGTGCACGGCACCGCCACCTACGAGACCGTCAAGGGCATGGGCGAGGCCGCCGACAACATCATCCATCCGGAGTTCATCGTCTCGGAAGATCCGCTGCCGGGGCAGAAGGAGTTTGTCGAGGCTTACCGCAAGGAGTACGGCAAGCTGCCCAAGCATTTCGCCGCCGTGGGCTGGGATGCGGTGATGGCGCTGGCCAACGGCCTGAAGGCCGCGGGCGCCGATGCGGCCGGCGACAAGCTCTGCAGCGCGCTGCGCCGGCCTTACCAGGGCGTCACGATGGGCTATGACTTTTCTGCGCTCGACATGGGCGGCATGACGCTGGCCGGCTTTACCTACTCGAAGCTGCAGAAGGGCCAGTTCGTGCGGCTGGACTACAAGGCCCGGCCCTAGCCGGCGGCAGTGGCAATAGGCATCGGCAAAAGGATCGGCAATGTCTGACATCCTAGTTATCCAGGCGGTCCTGTCCGGGATCACCAATGGCTTCGTCTACGCACTGATCGGCGTGGGCATATCCATCATCTTCAAGGGCACGCGCATCGTCAATGCGATGCAGGGAGAGTTCGCGGTCATTGGCGCGCTGGTTGCGGTGTTCGCGCTGAAGACGCTGGGCTTGCCATATCCGGTGGCGATTGCAGGCGGCATTGCCGCCGGCGCCGCCAGCGGCCTGGCCATCGACACGCTGTTCGTGCGCCCGATGATGCGCCGGGGCGCCGGCGAGGAGAGCTTCCTGCTGCTGACCATCGGCCTGGCGTTCGCGCTGTCGGCCGCGGCGCTGTACTTCGGCGGGCGCGATTCGCACCTGCTGCCGGCCATCGGCGGCGAGGGCGTGGTGGAGTTGCTGGGCGCGACCGCGCCGGTGCATGCGCTGATGCTGGTGGGCATTGCGGTGCTGCTGGTGGCGGCGTTGCGGCTGTTCTACACCAGGACCCTGGTCGGCCTGGCCATGACGGCGGCGTCGCTGGACCCCGACGGGGCCACCACCACCGGCATCAACGTGCGCCGCATGCGCACGCTGACCTTCCTGCTCGGCGGCGGCTTCGGCGCGGTCGCGGGGGTGCTGGTGACGCCGCTGCTGTCGATGAACTACCAGATGGGCATCGGCCTGACGCTGAAGGGCTTTGCCGCGGCCATCCTCGGCGGGCTGGGCAATCCGCTGGGCGCGGTGGTGGGCGGGTTGCTGCTGGGCCTGACCGAATCGCTGGCGGTAGTGGGCTTTCCGTCCGGCTATCGCGACGTGGTCGCGCTGTCGATCCTGGTCGTCATCATGATTCTGCTCCCCAATGGCGTGCTGGGCCGCGCGGGGCGCAAGGGAGGATAAGCATGAACGCATCATCCAATGCCACGCGCTGGCTGGTGGTGGCCGCGCTGGTGGTGTGGGCGCTCGCCGGGCAACTGCTGTCGCGCCACTACATCGACCTGCTCAATTTCGCCGCCATCCTGGCCGTGGGCGGCCTGGGCGTCGGCCTGCTGCTGGGACAATGCGGCATCGTCAACCTCGCACAGGCCTCGTTCTACGGCATCGGTGCCTATGCCTCGGCCTACTGCACGACCGTGCTGGCATGGCCGGCGCCGGGCGGCGCCGCGGCAGGCCTGCTGATCAGCGCAGCGCTGGCGGCGGCGATCGGCCTGCCGGTGCTGCGCCTGGGGGGCTTCTTCCTGGCCCTGGCAACGCTGGCCGTCGGCAGCATCGCCAGTGTGCTGTTCTTCGAATGGGACTGGCTGACCGGCGGCACGCTGGGCATCGGCGGCATCCCCAAGCTGTCGCTGTTCGGTTTCCTGCTGGATACGCCTGAGCGCTATTACTACTTTGCCTGGCCGCTGGTGGCGCTGCTGCTCTGGCTG
Encoded proteins:
- a CDS encoding CaiB/BaiF CoA transferase family protein is translated as MVNEANKEKMPLQGVRVLELGSLIAGPYAGGLLAQFGAEVLKIEAPGEGDPLRKWRKLYEGTSLWWYSQSRNKKSLTLDLRSAQGQDIVRKLVAGADIVIENFRPGTLEKWGLGWEDLRKVNPALVMVRISGYGQTGPYKDRPGFAAIAESMGGLRYVSGYPDRPPVRSGVSIGDTLASLYGVIGALLAMHHLRNNDGEGQFVDVALYESVFAVMESLVPEFDKFGHVRERSGASLPGISPSNTYPCQDGQYVIIAGNGDAIFRRFMTAIGRDDLGQDPRLAHNDGRVQHNAMLDDAIAAWTAAHDLDTVLATLEAAAVPCGRIYTAQDICSDPHYSARGMIEPHQLPDGSPLALSGIVPRLSETPGRTNWIGPALGEHTEEILAGIGIAGAEFRALREAGVV
- a CDS encoding hydroxymethylglutaryl-CoA lyase, with protein sequence MWLPHAPRRVRINEVSVRDGFQIEPEFVPTEEKIALIDRLCETGLARIEITSFVSPKAIPNLRDAETVARQIRRHPEVIYTALVPNVRGCERALECDLDEINLVMSASETHNLANMRMTCEQSLAQFRDVTALARSGDLAVSGCVATAFGCPFEGAVAPERVQWAAGRYLELGMDSITLADTTGMADPRQVSELVEAFHRWFPGVPLTLHFHNTRGMGLANVLAALAAGVDSFDASLGGLGGCPFAPGATGNICTEDLVHMLESAGIDTGVDLDRLLGAARDLPALVGHDISGQVVKAGKRTELYPVPEWVGARQH
- the leuC gene encoding 3-isopropylmalate dehydratase large subunit, giving the protein MTEPDRPASLLDKLWASHVIHQETGGPALIYIDRHLVNEVTSPQAFEGLRLNGRKVWRAASVLATADHNVPTTARSQGIADPVSRAQVDALDRNCEENGIVNFGMDDPRQGILHVVGPERGATLPGMTIACGDSHTSTHGAFAAFAFGIGTSEVEQVLAAQCLWMKKPKSMLVRVEGELGRGVAAKDIALALIGRIGTAGATGHVIEFAGSTIRGLSMEARMTVCNMAIEAGARTGMVAVDETTLEYLRGRPQAPQGRMWDEAVEYWRTLHSDPGAAFDAVVDLDAATIRPHVTWGTSPEMVVPVGERIPDPRDERDPVRRKSIEAALRYMGLLPNTPIEAVAVDKVFIGSCTNARIEDLRAAAEVVRGRHVSPRIRQALVVPGSGLVKSQAEAEGLDQVFIAAGFEWREPGCSMCLGMNDDRLAAGERCASTSNRNFEGRQGPGGRTHLVSPQMAAAAAVAGHFVDVRAL
- the leuD gene encoding 3-isopropylmalate dehydratase small subunit; this translates as MKAFTTLDGLVAPLDRANVDTDAILPKQFLKSIRRSGFGPYLFDEWRYLDHGEPGQDCSTRPLNPDFVLNQPRYRGASILLARENFGCGSSREHAPWALEDFGLRALIAPGFADIFYNNCLKNGLLPIVAAPEVVDRLFAEVAATPGYRLQVDLAAQQVVTPAGEVIPFTLDPFKQHCLLNGLDDIALALRHAAQIDAYEQVRRQREPWLFN
- a CDS encoding Bug family tripartite tricarboxylate transporter substrate binding protein yields the protein MNWNTHTPRALCAAVLGLACFAGAGTALAQAYPAQPIRMVVPYAPGGTTDIIARQLAQRMSEKLRQPVVVENKSGANTVIGADAVAKAQPDGYTLLLTNDATFVLNPVVLPSVSYNVARDFAPVAAIGYVPLVMAVSGSLPVDSVKDLAAYAKARPQALSYGSFGAGSQPHLMGALFNKLSGTDLVHVPYKGSAPAVADVVGGQILLTFPALPTIQSFVAAKKLKVLAVSGDKRTRALPQVPTFEEAGYKEMNISAVYGVLAPAKVPRAVVDKLNATIREILDEQDFVKKHFAAQGMVPMKLTPEQFARYIETQTQQTRKVVALSGVKVE
- a CDS encoding NAD(P)-dependent oxidoreductase, translated to MKQTSTNASPRIGWIGIGAMGRPMCLNLLKAGHALTVFDKVPTQCEPVVAAGAHAVPSARDVVAQSDVVFSTIFDDSSLRALFLCDGGIAAAAAAGQVFVDMSTVSPEASAEVAEALSQRGASWLRAPVSGTVSLAASAQLSCFVSGPREAFATVQPLLACLTARQSYVGGADEARVIKLMINMMVFMSTAVIGEGLAFGERAGLDRALMVDAINDSIVGSPHYRTKADKLKQREYGAAGPISLVVKDLDLALAVARENAVALPISSLVRQYLAMMQQRDLGHLDIAALADVPAWSSAPDGGP
- a CDS encoding ABC transporter substrate-binding protein translates to MNLKQIIRTPRGALCAAVAGLALGLAQQPALAQARPGAEPVRIGGLFSTTGGLAAVGLAEREGALLAQKVINARGGIGGRPLELVVEDDGSSPDSAVAKANALLHTHKVRAIVGPSGIAQTVAIGGITQAQKVPLFSFSGLGPAVERERTCVFHLTPSQELNARAVLSYARDNGLKRIGVLHDSGYGQVVWSSMKTLDRQYGVTFVQVEKFEIAATDVTTQAAKLKAATPDAIVVISTSPAPFRNVRQLKIGAPIISVHGTATYETVKGMGEAADNIIHPEFIVSEDPLPGQKEFVEAYRKEYGKLPKHFAAVGWDAVMALANGLKAAGADAAGDKLCSALRRPYQGVTMGYDFSALDMGGMTLAGFTYSKLQKGQFVRLDYKARP
- a CDS encoding branched-chain amino acid ABC transporter permease, which gives rise to MSDILVIQAVLSGITNGFVYALIGVGISIIFKGTRIVNAMQGEFAVIGALVAVFALKTLGLPYPVAIAGGIAAGAASGLAIDTLFVRPMMRRGAGEESFLLLTIGLAFALSAAALYFGGRDSHLLPAIGGEGVVELLGATAPVHALMLVGIAVLLVAALRLFYTRTLVGLAMTAASLDPDGATTTGINVRRMRTLTFLLGGGFGAVAGVLVTPLLSMNYQMGIGLTLKGFAAAILGGLGNPLGAVVGGLLLGLTESLAVVGFPSGYRDVVALSILVVIMILLPNGVLGRAGRKGG
- a CDS encoding branched-chain amino acid ABC transporter permease; the protein is MNASSNATRWLVVAALVVWALAGQLLSRHYIDLLNFAAILAVGGLGVGLLLGQCGIVNLAQASFYGIGAYASAYCTTVLAWPAPGGAAAGLLISAALAAAIGLPVLRLGGFFLALATLAVGSIASVLFFEWDWLTGGTLGIGGIPKLSLFGFLLDTPERYYYFAWPLVALLLWLVDNLVKGRPGLAMRAMRDAAPAAQVLGVDMHRLKTAMFVLSAMLGSLAGSLFAHYVSFVSVQSFTVERSIVFLLVPVVAGARSTYGVVLGALFVSLVPELLSGLGDFHQVLFGAVLVLVVTLMPGGIMGGLAGLVTRMHRRTLGRTQNPALKEVR